A single genomic interval of Burkholderia cepacia ATCC 25416 harbors:
- a CDS encoding Imm53 family immunity protein, translating into MIDSLTALQRWYESRCDGVWEHAHGIEVVTLDNPGWKVKLDGATSGKVIDLSIERNESDWISVRATSAEFAGYGGPGNLPELLALAVEWIDWRATNDEGQSDR; encoded by the coding sequence ATGATCGATTCTTTGACTGCGCTGCAGCGCTGGTACGAATCGCGTTGCGATGGCGTCTGGGAACACGCGCACGGCATCGAGGTCGTCACGCTGGACAATCCGGGGTGGAAGGTGAAGCTCGACGGCGCGACGTCTGGCAAGGTGATCGATCTGTCGATCGAGCGCAACGAGTCGGACTGGATATCCGTGCGTGCGACCAGCGCTGAATTCGCCGGCTACGGCGGACCGGGCAATTTGCCGGAGCTCCTCGCGCTCGCGGTCGAGTGGATCGACTGGCGCGCGACGAACGACGAAGGACAAAGCGATCGATGA